The genomic DNA GACAGTTCTCGCGGGAACTGGTCGCAGGCGTCGCCCGTCACAGCCGTTGAGCCCGGGTCACAGGAGAGTCACCATGCGCGGCGGCCGGGCTTTGTCCGCGTACAGTGGTGCGAGCCACTGAAGCCCCGGGCCGGCCAGACCGGTCCCGGGACCGACCAGCGAAGCACAGGGAGCAGTATCCGATGGCCACCCAGAAGCCCAAGAGCGCGCGCGAGAAGGCCGCCGAGGCTCGAGCCGCCGCCGAGGCTGCGGACAAGAGGCGCCGCCTGATCATCAACATCTCGATCGGCGCTGTGTTGGTTGTTGTCGTCGCGGCGTTGGTCGGCGGAGCATGGATCACGAGCCAGAACAACAAGAACGTCACGCAACCGAGTGCCGACGCCGCTGCCCCCGCGGGAGCATTCCCGGCGGACTCGCCGTACAAGTTCGGTGTCGAGTGGTCCGACGGGGTCACGGGGAAGCCCGTTCTCGAGATCTGGGAGGACTTCCAGTGTCCTGCCTGCCGTGACTTCGAGGCCGTATTCGGCCCCACCTTGCAGAAGGTCGCCGACAGTGGTGACGCCCAGGTGATCTTCCGCAGCACGTCGTTCCTCGACGGCAACTTCCCCGGCGATCACTCCAAGCGCGCGGCGGCTGCCTACGGCTGCGCGGTTGACGCTGGCAAGGGTGAGCAGTACCACGACATCCTCTATGCCAACCAGCCCGAGAACGAGGGCGACGGCTGGACCGACCAGCAATTGCTGTCGTTCGCCGAGCAGGCCGGGATCACTGGCGAAGCCAAGACCACGTTCGACAAGTGCCTGACCGATCGCACCTACGTCACGTGGGCCGTCAACGGCACCCAGGCCATGCAGGAGGCCGGAGTGTCCGGCACGCCCAGCCTCTACCTGAACGGTGTCGAGGTTTCCAATGAGGACCGCGCGACCCCGGAGGCGCTGCTGAAGGCGATCCAGGAAGCCGCCGCGAAC from Candidatus Nanopelagicales bacterium includes the following:
- a CDS encoding thioredoxin domain-containing protein codes for the protein MATQKPKSAREKAAEARAAAEAADKRRRLIINISIGAVLVVVVAALVGGAWITSQNNKNVTQPSADAAAPAGAFPADSPYKFGVEWSDGVTGKPVLEIWEDFQCPACRDFEAVFGPTLQKVADSGDAQVIFRSTSFLDGNFPGDHSKRAAAAYGCAVDAGKGEQYHDILYANQPENEGDGWTDQQLLSFAEQAGITGEAKTTFDKCLTDRTYVTWAVNGTQAMQEAGVSGTPSLYLNGVEVSNEDRATPEALLKAIQEAAANQ